The following are encoded in a window of uncultured Sphaerochaeta sp. genomic DNA:
- a CDS encoding glutathione peroxidase: protein MATVYDFKAVKNDQSEFDFSSLKGKTLLIVNTASKCGFTPQYEELEKLHQQYKDRSLVVIGFPCDQFAHQEPGSDADIKEFCSINYGVTFPLMSKVKVNGKEAHPLFTWLKKQAPGALGGTVKWNFTKFLVEKDGVTVHRYAPKDSPLSIIPKLEEVL, encoded by the coding sequence ATGGCTACAGTATACGATTTCAAAGCCGTGAAGAATGATCAGAGTGAGTTTGACTTTTCCTCTCTGAAGGGGAAGACCCTCTTGATTGTGAACACCGCAAGTAAGTGTGGTTTTACCCCTCAGTATGAGGAGCTCGAAAAACTGCATCAGCAGTACAAGGACCGGTCACTGGTAGTGATTGGATTTCCTTGTGACCAATTTGCACATCAGGAACCCGGTAGTGATGCAGATATCAAGGAATTCTGCTCAATCAACTATGGGGTGACCTTTCCACTCATGAGTAAGGTGAAGGTGAATGGCAAGGAAGCTCATCCACTCTTTACTTGGCTGAAAAAACAAGCTCCAGGAGCTCTAGGCGGGACGGTTAAATGGAATTTTACCAAATTCCTGGTGGAGAAGGATGGGGTAACGGTACATCGTTACGCACCAAAAGATTCTCCCCTTTCCATTATCCCGAAGCTTGAGGAGGTGCTGTGA
- the mgrA gene encoding L-glyceraldehyde 3-phosphate reductase, which produces MYTPKPERYDSMKYNRCGKSGLQLPAISLGLWHNFGDQTSLSNARKMLHTAFDLGITHFDLANNYGPPPGSAELNFGKLLAQDFRSHRDELIISSKAGYLMWPGPYGEWGSRKYLLSSLDASLKRMGLDYVDIFYSHRYDPDTPLEETMGALASAYKMGKCLYVGISSYSAEKTREAHAILKDMGVPLLIHQPSYSMLNRWVEESLLSTLDELGVGTICFSPLAQGMLTDKYLGEIPEDSRAARKGSSLSQQMLTKENLENIRSLNAIAQERGQSLAQMALAWCMRRKEITSVLIGASSPEQIKENVATLRNLDFSDEELKRIDSFAKEGNINLWARSSNN; this is translated from the coding sequence ATGTATACACCGAAACCTGAACGATACGATTCCATGAAATACAACCGCTGTGGAAAGAGTGGTTTACAGTTACCGGCCATCTCTTTGGGGCTTTGGCATAACTTCGGAGACCAGACGTCCCTCTCCAATGCAAGAAAGATGCTCCATACAGCATTTGATCTTGGCATCACACACTTTGACCTGGCAAATAACTATGGGCCACCTCCGGGGTCTGCTGAGCTGAACTTCGGCAAGCTGCTTGCCCAGGATTTTCGCTCTCACCGTGACGAGCTTATCATTTCCAGCAAGGCAGGGTATTTGATGTGGCCCGGCCCTTATGGCGAGTGGGGGAGCAGGAAATACCTTCTCAGCAGCCTTGATGCTTCCTTGAAGAGGATGGGACTGGACTATGTTGATATCTTCTATAGTCACCGTTACGATCCTGATACTCCACTTGAGGAGACCATGGGAGCTCTTGCCTCCGCATATAAGATGGGCAAGTGCCTGTATGTCGGAATCTCTTCCTATTCAGCAGAGAAGACGAGAGAGGCACATGCAATCCTGAAGGATATGGGTGTACCGCTCTTGATCCATCAACCGTCCTATTCAATGCTGAACCGTTGGGTGGAAGAATCATTGCTTTCCACGCTGGATGAGTTGGGAGTAGGGACCATCTGTTTCTCTCCACTTGCACAGGGCATGCTAACAGACAAGTACTTGGGAGAAATCCCTGAGGACAGCAGGGCTGCGAGAAAGGGTAGTTCTCTTAGCCAACAAATGCTGACAAAGGAAAACCTAGAGAATATCCGGTCACTTAATGCAATCGCACAGGAACGTGGACAAAGCCTTGCACAGATGGCGCTTGCCTGGTGTATGAGACGTAAAGAGATCACCAGTGTGCTTATTGGTGCAAGTTCACCTGAACAGATAAAGGAAAATGTCGCAACCCTCAGAAACCTGGACTTCAGTGATGAGGAACTTAAGCGGATTGATTCCTTTGCAAAGGAAGGAAATATAAACCTTTGGGCAAGGTCGAGCAATAATTGA
- a CDS encoding tryptophan-rich sensory protein, with protein MNKRAKGLAFLVALTYLAMITVNALANILPIGGMGTGEISDSYPNLFAPAGITFSIWGVIYLLLALHTFYQFKEGDESIQIIFSVSSVVNIAWLFSWHYQMIGLSLLLMLILLVCLIRINDLIDHTAMDRYSYWALSVPFSVYLGWITVATIANVTTFLVSIGWSGWGISEMTWTAIVLVVGVLIALSWAFRRRDPAYLLTLVWAYTGILIKHTSREGFNGEYPLILTVTAIAIAAFAISFGVFLLRKKQPAA; from the coding sequence ATGAACAAACGGGCAAAAGGCTTGGCTTTTCTTGTTGCACTCACGTATCTCGCAATGATTACGGTAAATGCATTGGCAAACATCCTTCCCATCGGTGGCATGGGTACCGGAGAAATTTCTGACTCATACCCCAATCTGTTTGCACCTGCAGGAATCACCTTCTCCATCTGGGGTGTCATTTACTTGCTGCTCGCCCTGCATACGTTCTACCAGTTCAAGGAAGGAGATGAGAGCATTCAAATCATTTTCTCGGTCTCAAGTGTGGTCAACATTGCATGGCTTTTCTCTTGGCACTATCAAATGATTGGACTCTCACTGCTCTTGATGCTGATACTGCTTGTCTGTCTGATCAGAATCAATGACTTGATCGACCATACAGCCATGGATAGATACTCCTATTGGGCTCTCTCGGTTCCCTTCTCTGTATACCTTGGTTGGATTACCGTAGCAACCATTGCAAACGTCACTACCTTCCTTGTCTCCATCGGTTGGTCTGGTTGGGGCATAAGCGAGATGACATGGACAGCAATTGTTCTCGTGGTAGGCGTATTGATTGCGCTCTCCTGGGCGTTCCGCCGTCGTGATCCAGCTTACCTGCTTACCTTGGTCTGGGCATACACCGGAATCTTGATCAAGCACACATCCAGGGAAGGATTCAATGGTGAATATCCCTTGATCCTGACAGTGACAGCAATTGCAATTGCTGCATTTGCCATCTCTTTCGGGGTATTTCTCCTTCGTAAGAAGCAACCTGCTGCATGA
- a CDS encoding 4Fe-4S binding protein, whose product MKQSKELRALQVVLALYILFSLVLASLNQGGSPEIAARVAPWWHFYENQFKTFLIVICGFLTYRIAKRKGRAGMRLKNFFGFTLSALMIHILLPLFTGNPELYFFAMPLPWTTIPLQAGIPSSSFAQSHQATLGLEGIGWAITFFWVYSILVGVTTVLFGRRLHCSQLCLFNGFAAEVFDPAIPLLTKVHHPLRKKTLKHLRSIRIVYLLIALFFTGFWLVVPSIGFSSSTMQTVRVLELFWYLLANLILAMAFWVVSVGRLYCHLCPLGTVLSFLSRLGRMRIESGKTHCIGCGACDKACPLSISIKERAIHGEPIISDQCVGCGHCVDACPTATLSYTTAFLHLVRKEL is encoded by the coding sequence ATGAAGCAATCCAAGGAACTCAGGGCTCTTCAGGTAGTGTTGGCCCTCTATATTCTGTTCTCTTTAGTACTCGCCTCACTAAACCAGGGGGGATCTCCCGAGATAGCGGCTCGGGTCGCTCCTTGGTGGCATTTCTATGAGAACCAGTTCAAGACATTTCTCATAGTAATATGCGGCTTTCTCACCTATCGTATTGCCAAACGAAAAGGAAGAGCGGGTATGAGGTTGAAAAATTTCTTCGGATTCACCCTTAGCGCCCTCATGATCCATATACTCCTGCCCTTGTTCACCGGCAATCCTGAACTCTATTTTTTTGCCATGCCCCTCCCATGGACAACCATACCATTGCAGGCAGGTATTCCCAGCTCTTCATTTGCCCAAAGCCATCAGGCAACCCTGGGGTTGGAGGGGATTGGTTGGGCAATTACATTCTTTTGGGTCTACAGCATCCTAGTAGGAGTAACCACAGTCTTGTTCGGCAGACGTCTCCATTGTTCCCAGCTCTGTCTGTTCAACGGCTTCGCTGCAGAGGTATTTGACCCCGCGATTCCTCTCTTGACCAAGGTCCATCATCCACTCAGAAAGAAAACGCTCAAACACCTTCGATCCATCAGGATTGTGTATCTCCTTATCGCTCTTTTCTTCACCGGCTTCTGGCTGGTTGTCCCCTCAATTGGTTTTTCCAGTAGCACCATGCAGACAGTAAGAGTGTTGGAACTCTTCTGGTATCTATTGGCAAACCTCATACTGGCGATGGCCTTCTGGGTTGTTTCTGTTGGACGCTTATATTGTCATCTCTGCCCATTAGGAACAGTGTTGTCATTTCTTTCCCGACTTGGAAGAATGCGCATTGAATCAGGAAAAACACATTGTATTGGTTGTGGTGCATGTGACAAGGCATGCCCCCTTTCGATTTCCATCAAGGAACGGGCAATCCACGGTGAGCCGATTATCAGTGACCAATGCGTAGGCTGTGGACATTGCGTGGATGCTTGCCCTACTGCCACCCTTTCCTATACCACGGCATTTTTACATCTTGTCAGGAAAGAGCTTTAA